Proteins encoded together in one Rossellomorea sp. y25 window:
- a CDS encoding VOC family protein — protein MDTAMIKNVGQIGIPVKDINRALDFYKDKLGLSLLFNTDSMAFFECDGLRLMLTLPEKEEFAHSSSVIYFQVNNIKDTYERLVGKEVTFIDEPHVVTKMGQTEMWMVFFKDTEDNTHALMSEVQV, from the coding sequence ATGGATACTGCAATGATAAAGAATGTTGGGCAAATTGGAATACCTGTAAAAGATATAAATAGGGCACTGGATTTTTATAAAGATAAACTAGGACTTTCCCTATTATTTAACACGGATAGTATGGCATTTTTTGAATGCGATGGCCTGCGGCTCATGTTGACACTTCCAGAAAAAGAGGAATTTGCTCATTCAAGTTCGGTTATTTATTTTCAAGTAAATAATATTAAAGATACTTATGAGCGCTTAGTAGGTAAAGAAGTTACTTTTATCGATGAACCACATGTGGTAACGAAAATGGGACAAACTGAAATGTGGATGGTATTTTTTAAAGATACAGAAGATAATACTCATGCATTGATGAGTGAAGTACAAGTTTAA
- a CDS encoding PadR family transcriptional regulator has translation MENFTEMLKGVLEGCVLEIISRGETYGYEITQQLRELGFTDVVEGTVYTITMRLEKNNLVNIEKKRSTVGPPRKFYTLNEAGHEKLEIFWGKWDFVSSKMNELKTKEIKRRG, from the coding sequence TTGGAAAACTTCACTGAAATGCTAAAAGGGGTACTTGAGGGTTGTGTGCTAGAAATCATCAGCCGCGGTGAAACGTATGGCTATGAAATCACGCAACAGCTGAGAGAACTTGGCTTCACGGATGTGGTTGAAGGCACAGTGTATACGATCACCATGCGCCTTGAGAAAAACAATCTGGTGAACATCGAAAAAAAGCGATCTACCGTGGGGCCGCCGAGAAAATTCTACACACTTAACGAAGCAGGTCATGAGAAACTCGAAATCTTTTGGGGAAAATGGGATTTCGTCTCAAGCAAAATGAACGAACTCAAAACGAAAGAAATCAAAAGGAGAGGGTAA
- a CDS encoding DUF1048 domain-containing protein, with product MKFIEKITGSLADKREWRAMEARAKTLPSEYLHAYKAIQKYMWTAGGITDWKDTSRIFNGILDLFEEGAAEGKKVTDLTGEDVAAFCDELVKDSETWNDKHRAKLNDTISRREK from the coding sequence ATGAAATTTATTGAAAAAATCACAGGGAGTTTGGCTGACAAGCGGGAATGGAGAGCAATGGAGGCTCGCGCGAAGACACTTCCAAGTGAGTACCTCCACGCTTACAAAGCGATTCAAAAATATATGTGGACCGCTGGGGGTATCACCGACTGGAAGGACACAAGCCGTATCTTTAATGGCATTCTCGACCTGTTCGAGGAAGGTGCAGCGGAAGGCAAGAAAGTCACTGACCTCACGGGTGAGGACGTAGCTGCTTTCTGTGATGAACTGGTAAAGGACTCGGAAACTTGGAATGACAAGCATCGCGCTAAGTTGAACGATACGATTAGCCGTAGAGAAAAGTAA
- a CDS encoding VOC family protein, which yields MSKSFIEQVHYIRIPVKDLERSAQWYRDVLGLQLVNLTEELAVIKVNEGPFLLILIPTEDETFAHFTINHEQEFSIGFTSPELSKFHQHLMGNRVKVDDIKEENGHAFFHFYDPDGNKFQAHW from the coding sequence ATGAGTAAATCATTTATTGAGCAAGTACATTATATTAGGATCCCTGTAAAAGATTTAGAACGATCTGCACAATGGTATAGAGATGTATTAGGGCTCCAGTTAGTAAACCTGACGGAGGAACTTGCGGTGATAAAAGTAAATGAAGGACCTTTCTTACTGATCCTAATCCCAACAGAAGACGAAACCTTTGCCCATTTTACAATAAACCATGAACAAGAATTCAGCATTGGCTTTACAAGTCCGGAGTTATCTAAATTCCATCAACATCTTATGGGTAACCGAGTTAAGGTTGATGATATAAAAGAAGAAAATGGTCATGCATTTTTCCACTTTTATGATCCAGATGGAAATAAATTTCAAGCACACTGGTGA
- a CDS encoding ABC transporter permease, translated as MKSKTGVLLGRLMRNILRSPDTIITVAITPIMMMLLFVYVFGGAIETGTDNYVDYLLPGILLITIASGVAYTSLRLFNDVKSGLMARFITMPIKRSSVLWAHVLTSLVSNALTVVVVILVALLMGFRPSADILDWLAVVGILVLFTLALTWLAVIPGLTARSMEGATAYSYPLIFLPFISSAFVPTETMPKIVRAFAENQPVTSIVNSIRALLFEGTVGNDIWISLAWCVGIMVIAYFIASKVFKRQLG; from the coding sequence ATGAAAAGTAAAACAGGGGTATTACTGGGACGTTTAATGCGCAATATCTTACGCAGCCCGGATACGATTATCACGGTGGCGATCACGCCGATTATGATGATGCTGCTGTTTGTCTACGTATTTGGAGGAGCTATAGAGACTGGCACGGACAACTACGTCGATTATCTATTGCCGGGAATCCTGCTGATCACGATCGCATCCGGCGTTGCTTACACTTCTTTGCGGCTCTTTAATGATGTGAAAAGCGGGTTGATGGCGCGCTTCATTACCATGCCCATCAAGCGCTCGTCTGTATTGTGGGCCCACGTATTGACATCGCTTGTTTCCAATGCGCTTACTGTTGTGGTGGTCATCCTCGTCGCACTCTTGATGGGTTTCCGTCCCAGTGCTGATATCCTGGATTGGCTCGCGGTAGTTGGGATACTCGTGCTGTTTACGCTAGCGCTGACATGGCTGGCGGTTATACCTGGATTGACAGCACGGTCCATGGAAGGAGCCACAGCATACTCGTACCCGCTGATTTTTCTTCCGTTCATCAGTTCAGCCTTTGTCCCCACTGAAACCATGCCTAAAATAGTTCGGGCGTTCGCAGAGAACCAGCCCGTGACTTCAATCGTGAATTCCATTCGTGCCCTCTTATTTGAAGGGACTGTGGGCAACGATATCTGGATCTCGCTTGCCTGGTGCGTGGGTATTATGGTCATCGCTTATTTCATCGCTAGTAAAGTATTTAAACGTCAGTTAGGTTGA
- the yeiL gene encoding transcriptional regulator YeiL, which translates to MEIYKGEKKRLYLEKHSIAHRFSFQIEEYLEVREYKRDEWIIQEGKRPDYLFYVTEGKAKIYVTHQNGKVSLINFINAHDYIGEMELLNDVYYTKGIQASTKTVCFAMPFSKNRTKLLEDTKFLRELTKFLSLKATLMAAKYSQSLAFPLENRLADFILQTSDKGVYLEKHVIVCDYLGVSYRHLLHVLTQFCDKGYLQKEGRNYRIKKQNALYELAEAIKNK; encoded by the coding sequence ATGGAAATATATAAAGGTGAGAAAAAGCGGTTATATCTAGAAAAGCACTCAATCGCTCATCGATTTTCTTTTCAAATTGAAGAATATCTTGAAGTAAGGGAATATAAGCGGGATGAATGGATCATACAAGAAGGGAAGAGACCTGATTACTTATTTTATGTGACAGAAGGAAAGGCAAAAATATACGTCACGCATCAAAATGGAAAAGTTTCGCTGATTAACTTTATCAATGCGCATGATTATATTGGTGAGATGGAATTATTAAACGATGTGTACTATACAAAAGGAATTCAGGCATCCACAAAAACAGTTTGTTTTGCTATGCCTTTTTCCAAGAATCGAACCAAACTGCTTGAAGATACAAAATTCCTACGTGAATTAACAAAATTCTTGAGTCTGAAGGCAACGTTGATGGCAGCCAAGTATTCACAAAGCCTTGCTTTTCCGTTGGAAAACAGGCTTGCAGACTTTATTTTACAGACGTCCGATAAAGGAGTTTACCTGGAAAAGCACGTAATTGTTTGTGATTATTTAGGAGTCTCTTACCGCCACCTGCTGCATGTGCTGACACAGTTTTGTGATAAGGGCTATTTGCAAAAAGAAGGCAGGAACTATCGAATTAAAAAGCAGAATGCTCTGTATGAGCTTGCCGAAGCGATAAAGAATAAATAA
- a CDS encoding class I SAM-dependent methyltransferase yields the protein MRNHTRDIYNKLASTYLNDVDEKSPYNAYYERPAMMTALPSQLEGKKVLDAGCAAGWYSSQLLFQGAEVTGVDISSEMVKAARRRLGEEATFLCHDLQETLPFQDDSFDVIVSSLTLHYLKDWTQPFQEFNRILKAGGTFLFSVHHPFMDYTRHQCEDYFKTQFLTETWNKPNITIDVSFYRRPMQSIINETTHYFNLDELIEPQPQEKMKEVKEKSYRYLMTSPHFLIVKATSKKLLENE from the coding sequence ATGAGAAATCATACTAGAGACATTTATAATAAGCTAGCCAGTACATATCTAAACGATGTTGATGAGAAGAGTCCCTATAACGCTTATTATGAACGCCCAGCCATGATGACGGCTTTGCCCTCCCAATTAGAAGGGAAAAAGGTGCTTGATGCCGGTTGTGCAGCTGGATGGTATTCTTCTCAGTTATTGTTTCAAGGTGCGGAAGTTACTGGTGTAGATATCAGTTCCGAAATGGTGAAAGCAGCGAGGCGTCGTTTAGGGGAAGAAGCGACCTTCCTTTGTCATGATCTTCAAGAAACCCTACCGTTTCAGGATGATTCCTTTGATGTGATTGTAAGCTCACTTACGCTTCATTATCTAAAGGATTGGACTCAACCATTTCAGGAGTTCAACCGCATTTTAAAAGCAGGTGGAACCTTTTTATTTTCGGTTCATCATCCATTCATGGACTATACAAGACACCAATGCGAAGATTATTTTAAGACCCAATTCTTAACAGAGACCTGGAACAAACCGAATATTACGATTGACGTAAGTTTTTACAGAAGGCCCATGCAGAGTATTATTAATGAAACCACTCACTATTTCAATCTCGATGAGCTGATCGAACCCCAACCGCAAGAAAAGATGAAAGAAGTGAAAGAAAAGTCTTATCGCTATCTCATGACCAGCCCTCACTTCCTTATAGTAAAAGCTACGTCAAAAAAGCTTTTGGAAAATGAGTGA
- a CDS encoding MFS transporter translates to MNTQRWMSTHFFSFFLTWGIFLPYWSGWMIQTKGISVSEASFIMSIGLVARGLSTLFAFPYLLERVSNKALLNIAGIGTLVAILCYIPADSFPALLIVTVILHIFYPTLMPALDSVAGVLVQSKQLKHYGKSRQWGSIGFVSVGILLTVFTGMFGDDVIFWALLLGISCFVALSLTNAPEILSKKPQVNQSIKVNIFDLFRTKHFLVVLMIVVLLQAAHAAYYNYGYIFLQEIHAPIYLIGVIINIAVIAEIIFFSMADKRFNRFSPGTLLALAAAGSSLRWILVFTFPNVVVFCIAQTLHALSFAMGHYAFMKYLTTNIPHTHIPKAQGMYSAFALSWSTAMFTIFGGFLYEIEPRYAFIGMLACSLPAMFIALGYRKLEVEKNVLVSAESR, encoded by the coding sequence ATGAATACACAACGGTGGATGAGCACACATTTTTTTAGTTTTTTTCTGACCTGGGGAATCTTTCTGCCTTATTGGTCAGGGTGGATGATACAAACGAAAGGCATTTCGGTTTCAGAAGCCAGTTTCATTATGAGTATTGGATTAGTTGCGAGGGGACTTTCCACGCTTTTTGCGTTTCCCTATTTATTAGAGAGGGTCAGTAATAAAGCACTCTTAAACATAGCCGGAATTGGTACACTGGTCGCAATTCTCTGCTATATCCCGGCTGACTCGTTTCCTGCCTTACTGATCGTAACCGTCATACTGCACATCTTTTACCCGACCTTAATGCCGGCTTTAGACAGCGTTGCCGGCGTTCTTGTACAAAGTAAGCAATTGAAGCACTATGGGAAAAGCCGACAGTGGGGATCCATCGGATTTGTCTCGGTAGGTATACTGTTAACGGTTTTTACAGGAATGTTTGGTGATGACGTAATTTTTTGGGCACTATTGCTGGGAATCAGCTGCTTTGTCGCTCTCAGCTTAACGAATGCCCCGGAAATTTTATCGAAGAAACCGCAAGTAAATCAATCCATAAAGGTCAATATCTTTGATTTATTCCGGACGAAACATTTCCTGGTTGTCCTTATGATTGTGGTGCTTCTTCAAGCAGCCCACGCTGCTTATTACAACTATGGATACATTTTTTTACAGGAGATTCATGCACCGATCTATCTCATCGGTGTCATTATTAACATTGCCGTCATTGCAGAGATTATCTTTTTTTCGATGGCTGATAAGCGCTTTAATCGATTCTCACCAGGGACCTTATTGGCACTGGCTGCAGCCGGCTCTTCTCTGCGGTGGATATTGGTGTTTACGTTTCCAAACGTTGTGGTGTTTTGCATTGCACAGACGCTTCATGCATTGTCGTTTGCGATGGGGCACTATGCTTTTATGAAATACTTAACAACAAACATTCCGCATACACATATCCCAAAGGCTCAAGGCATGTATTCAGCCTTTGCACTCAGCTGGAGCACAGCGATGTTTACGATATTCGGAGGGTTCTTATATGAAATTGAGCCAAGATATGCCTTCATCGGAATGCTTGCCTGCAGCCTGCCGGCAATGTTCATTGCTCTTGGGTATCGGAAATTGGAAGTGGAAAAGAATGTTTTGGTGTCTGCTGAATCGCGTTAA
- a CDS encoding ATP-binding cassette domain-containing protein, which produces MSEAVISVKGLKKSFKDKEVLKGVDLEVARGEIFALLGSNGAGKTTIVNILSTLMKPDSGEVSICSFDVQRQPDHVRQSISLTGQFAALDGMQTGQENLMMIAKLRGVSNPSQVADDLLARFSLTDAANRRADHYSGGMKRRLDIAMSLIGKPAVIFLDEPTTGLDPEARIEVWETVKELAGGGTTILLTTQYLEEAEQLADRIAILHGGKIITTGTLTELKEMFPPAKVEYIEKQPTLEEIFLAIIGKKGGDVNEK; this is translated from the coding sequence ATGAGTGAGGCAGTGATTTCTGTAAAAGGGTTGAAAAAATCCTTTAAAGACAAGGAAGTCTTAAAGGGAGTGGATTTAGAGGTGGCCCGTGGTGAAATTTTCGCACTGCTGGGCTCTAATGGAGCGGGAAAGACTACGATCGTCAATATCCTCTCGACGCTGATGAAGCCGGATAGCGGTGAAGTGAGTATTTGCAGCTTTGATGTTCAGCGTCAACCGGATCATGTTCGCCAGAGCATCAGTCTGACTGGTCAGTTTGCAGCTTTAGACGGCATGCAAACCGGGCAGGAAAATCTGATGATGATTGCCAAGTTGCGTGGGGTTTCCAATCCCTCTCAAGTCGCCGATGATCTGCTTGCAAGATTCAGTCTCACCGATGCAGCCAACCGACGTGCAGATCATTATTCAGGGGGGATGAAGCGCCGGCTTGATATTGCCATGAGCCTGATAGGGAAGCCGGCCGTGATATTTCTAGATGAACCGACCACGGGGCTTGACCCCGAAGCGCGGATTGAAGTCTGGGAGACCGTCAAGGAGCTTGCCGGCGGTGGCACGACCATATTGCTGACGACCCAGTACCTGGAGGAAGCGGAACAACTGGCGGACCGCATTGCCATCCTGCATGGCGGTAAAATCATCACGACGGGTACCCTTACGGAACTCAAGGAGATGTTTCCGCCAGCGAAAGTGGAATACATCGAGAAGCAGCCGACATTGGAAGAAATTTTCCTCGCAATCATTGGCAAAAAAGGAGGAGATGTAAATGAAAAGTAA
- a CDS encoding AraC family transcriptional regulator, with protein MPKNDSTNFVLNAKSKQFYWEGNGQLSIKTFFNGKAHYKTNKGFFAVEESRYLLLNEGAYTISIEEPKVVESFCLFFKDGFAEEVLHCLKETNERLLSDPFKDTSSIGFFEKTYHKNNNLSYQLEYFMQILPSLDIDSVGYEEQFHKIMFSIINEHINTYTEIESLHAIRNSTREELYRRVSIAHDYIRSYFNQPIKLEEVAKVACLSPNHLLRTYSQIYGRTPHQHITVFRIQKAKQLLAELDHNMTDITFELGFQNPVSFSKMFKQHVGLSPKEYRKKVRSDKKL; from the coding sequence ATGCCAAAAAATGATTCTACCAATTTCGTTTTGAATGCAAAAAGTAAACAGTTTTACTGGGAAGGGAATGGTCAACTGTCCATTAAAACATTCTTTAATGGTAAAGCCCATTATAAGACTAACAAAGGCTTCTTTGCTGTTGAAGAGAGTAGATACCTACTCCTCAATGAAGGTGCATACACAATTTCAATTGAAGAACCTAAAGTTGTAGAATCCTTTTGTCTTTTCTTTAAAGATGGATTTGCGGAAGAAGTCCTTCATTGCTTAAAAGAAACAAATGAGCGTCTTCTCAGCGATCCGTTTAAGGATACAAGTTCAATTGGTTTTTTTGAAAAAACCTATCATAAGAATAATAATCTATCTTATCAACTGGAATATTTCATGCAGATATTACCCAGTCTTGATATTGATTCCGTTGGTTATGAGGAACAATTCCATAAGATAATGTTTTCTATTATAAATGAACACATAAATACATATACAGAAATCGAATCATTACATGCAATTCGTAATTCTACACGTGAAGAACTATACAGAAGGGTAAGTATAGCACACGATTATATTAGATCTTATTTTAATCAACCGATAAAACTAGAGGAAGTTGCTAAAGTTGCTTGTTTATCACCTAACCATTTATTAAGAACTTACTCTCAAATTTACGGCAGAACGCCCCATCAGCATATTACAGTATTTAGAATACAAAAGGCAAAACAATTACTAGCAGAATTAGACCATAATATGACCGATATAACCTTTGAACTTGGATTTCAAAACCCTGTATCATTTAGTAAAATGTTTAAGCAACATGTTGGTTTATCTCCTAAAGAATATCGAAAAAAAGTGAGATCGGATAAGAAATTATAA
- a CDS encoding Gfo/Idh/MocA family oxidoreductase: MARNKEECSEMVAACKEAGVHLFVAYYRRAQERFLKIKELLDQKATGDVRLVSSTQYQKEGDDVKDLDHLPWRVQPEIAGGGLFIDLASHTLDILDFLLGPIQGAKGFSSNQAGYYDAEDIVTGTYQFQSSVHGVGKWCFTAFEDVDMNEIVGSEGKISFSIFGDDPVILTTREGQQQWSFERPEHVHQPLVTTIVKELTDGGGWCPSTGESGARTNRVMDEIVGK; this comes from the coding sequence ATGGCCCGTAACAAAGAGGAATGCAGCGAGATGGTGGCTGCCTGCAAAGAAGCTGGGGTTCATTTATTTGTGGCTTACTACCGCCGGGCGCAGGAGCGCTTTTTGAAAATTAAAGAATTGCTGGATCAAAAGGCAACTGGTGACGTTCGTTTGGTCTCCTCGACTCAATATCAAAAAGAGGGGGACGACGTGAAGGATTTGGACCATCTTCCATGGCGGGTTCAGCCTGAAATAGCCGGTGGCGGCTTGTTCATTGATTTGGCGAGCCATACCCTCGATATTCTCGACTTCCTGCTCGGACCGATTCAAGGAGCAAAAGGCTTTTCTTCGAATCAAGCCGGCTATTATGATGCGGAAGATATTGTGACGGGTACATATCAGTTTCAATCCAGCGTTCATGGGGTTGGAAAGTGGTGTTTCACGGCTTTTGAAGATGTGGATATGAATGAGATTGTCGGAAGTGAAGGAAAAATCAGCTTTTCTATATTTGGGGATGACCCCGTTATCTTGACGACCCGTGAAGGACAGCAGCAATGGAGCTTCGAACGGCCCGAGCATGTCCACCAGCCGCTAGTAACGACGATCGTTAAAGAGTTAACTGATGGCGGCGGGTGGTGTCCAAGTACCGGAGAATCGGGTGCGAGAACCAACCGCGTGATGGATGAGATCGTCGGGAAGTAA
- a CDS encoding DNA alkylation repair protein: MNINKSTEIKRSSKAENILPQITSKTKLGDLRKIAKDIKKDHELAMELWSTGKFQPRLLAILIMDKKLLSQDVLNKLDQDMQTHTYDERNNLMDWLMANQLTKDKKNIALMESWENSPSALQRRAFWYFQARLRWTGQTPPDNTADLLSAIEATIKQEEPEVQWAMNFTAGWIGVYDEKYRARCMKLGEKTGLYKDEMVSKGCTPNYLPEFITIEVNKRMNK, encoded by the coding sequence ATGAATATTAATAAAAGTACAGAAATAAAACGCTCATCAAAAGCAGAAAACATTCTACCTCAGATCACTAGTAAAACTAAGCTGGGCGACTTACGAAAAATCGCGAAGGACATTAAAAAAGATCACGAACTAGCTATGGAACTTTGGTCAACTGGGAAGTTTCAGCCAAGACTATTGGCAATCTTAATTATGGACAAAAAACTTCTTTCACAAGATGTACTAAATAAGCTTGATCAGGATATGCAGACTCACACATATGATGAGCGAAATAACTTAATGGATTGGTTAATGGCTAATCAGCTCACCAAAGACAAGAAGAACATTGCATTGATGGAGTCATGGGAAAATAGTCCATCTGCTCTTCAAAGGCGAGCTTTCTGGTATTTTCAAGCGAGATTGAGATGGACTGGACAAACACCGCCTGATAACACCGCAGACTTACTATCTGCAATTGAAGCGACTATTAAGCAGGAAGAACCGGAAGTTCAATGGGCTATGAATTTCACCGCAGGCTGGATAGGCGTTTATGATGAAAAGTATCGAGCACGTTGTATGAAACTTGGTGAGAAAACGGGTCTTTACAAAGATGAAATGGTATCAAAAGGATGTACTCCCAATTATTTGCCGGAGTTCATTACGATTGAAGTTAACAAACGAATGAATAAGTAG
- a CDS encoding PadR family transcriptional regulator, whose amino-acid sequence MKISKELLKGSTTTLILSLLHAKPMYGYEIIKELELKSDGIFSFKEGTIYPILHTLEDKGLIVSYWGEGTGKRKRKYYKLNDSGREFIQEKKEEWSVFKNAVDEVLNGEKIIWE is encoded by the coding sequence ATGAAGATAAGTAAAGAGTTGCTTAAAGGGAGTACCACTACTCTTATTTTAAGCTTGCTTCATGCTAAACCAATGTATGGGTATGAAATAATTAAAGAACTGGAGTTGAAGTCTGACGGGATATTCAGCTTTAAAGAAGGAACGATCTATCCTATCCTTCACACCCTCGAGGATAAAGGGTTGATTGTCTCTTACTGGGGAGAAGGGACTGGAAAGAGAAAGAGAAAATATTACAAGTTAAATGACTCCGGAAGAGAATTTATCCAGGAAAAAAAAGAAGAATGGTCCGTTTTCAAAAATGCAGTTGACGAAGTACTAAATGGAGAGAAAATCATATGGGAATAG
- a CDS encoding FtsW/RodA/SpoVE family cell cycle protein: MGIEKKFEVYIEKLCKRIRNKDVHASIKLEINDHLHALKEDAMQRGLSEEEATDKALNHMGDAEVLGKQLNKAHKAPMDVKTILPVLAASLFGLLVMYYLQFHSAITELHEMNVFNKSLVFYLIGLLLMLSLFTFDYRRLLKYSIHFYVGTILILLLTVLIGVRVDGVPYLNVGVASINFTEITPFLLVISFAGIFHSWNWKENQKSWYGIGILSIPIILLATTEAFAATFISIFVCTVIMHVSRANLKLAITFSTVATIWPIVHLFVQTQTYTLTSPYADLKLGDADFIGKTLYVTPRFISEVHTDFIFAYTIYSFGWLAATIAFGLIGYFICRISSTAKSVNHVYGKLLIIGLAATFTAQLILSILTNLGLSVLPGVAMPFMSFGGSHILLEMTAVGLILSIYRRRKTVDQPLAYN; the protein is encoded by the coding sequence ATGGGAATAGAAAAGAAGTTCGAAGTGTATATTGAAAAATTGTGTAAACGGATCAGAAATAAGGATGTACATGCCAGTATAAAGCTTGAAATAAACGATCATCTTCATGCGCTTAAAGAGGATGCCATGCAGAGAGGTCTCTCTGAAGAAGAGGCTACAGATAAAGCATTGAACCATATGGGAGATGCAGAAGTATTGGGGAAGCAGTTAAACAAGGCACATAAAGCCCCAATGGATGTTAAAACCATTCTTCCAGTGCTGGCAGCTTCCCTATTTGGGTTGTTGGTTATGTACTATTTACAATTCCATTCAGCTATTACAGAGCTTCATGAAATGAATGTATTTAATAAAAGTCTTGTTTTTTACTTGATCGGCCTTCTTCTCATGCTAAGCCTGTTTACCTTTGATTACAGAAGATTGCTAAAGTACTCCATTCACTTTTATGTGGGAACGATCCTCATTCTTTTATTGACCGTTTTAATCGGCGTTAGAGTCGATGGCGTGCCATATTTAAATGTAGGAGTTGCCAGTATTAACTTCACGGAGATCACTCCATTTCTTCTGGTCATTTCCTTTGCAGGAATCTTTCATTCATGGAATTGGAAAGAGAATCAAAAGTCTTGGTATGGAATAGGCATCCTTTCCATCCCTATCATTTTATTGGCAACGACAGAAGCCTTTGCAGCTACTTTTATTAGCATTTTTGTCTGCACAGTGATCATGCATGTGTCGAGAGCCAATCTTAAGCTAGCTATAACATTTTCAACAGTAGCTACCATATGGCCAATCGTGCATCTGTTCGTTCAAACTCAAACGTATACGCTGACAAGTCCTTATGCTGATCTAAAGTTAGGAGATGCAGATTTTATAGGAAAAACCCTTTATGTCACTCCACGTTTTATTTCTGAAGTCCATACAGATTTTATCTTTGCGTATACCATCTACTCATTTGGCTGGTTGGCCGCCACCATTGCTTTCGGGTTGATTGGATATTTCATTTGCAGAATCTCCAGCACGGCTAAAAGCGTGAATCATGTGTATGGTAAACTGCTTATTATAGGCTTGGCAGCTACATTCACAGCTCAGTTAATACTAAGCATCCTGACAAACCTGGGTTTATCAGTTCTGCCTGGTGTAGCCATGCCATTCATGAGTTTTGGTGGCTCACATATTTTGCTTGAAATGACTGCTGTAGGGTTGATATTAAGCATCTATAGGAGACGAAAAACAGTTGATCAGCCTTTAGCATACAACTAA
- a CDS encoding GNAT family N-acetyltransferase yields MHIREATRNDYDVVHQIQRQVHEMHTKERPDHYKMADTTLDKEYFNNLIEGENTKVFLLEEGPPIAYTILTIKHTEERPILIPKKVVYMDDFGVDHKYRGKGLGRIFFEKIVEYAKNIEADSLELGVWEFNENAIKFYESMNLKTKMRRMEIEL; encoded by the coding sequence ATGCACATTAGAGAAGCCACCCGGAATGATTATGATGTGGTTCATCAAATCCAAAGACAAGTGCACGAAATGCATACAAAGGAAAGACCAGACCATTATAAGATGGCTGATACTACGTTAGACAAAGAGTATTTTAACAACTTGATAGAGGGGGAAAATACAAAGGTATTCTTATTAGAAGAAGGCCCACCAATCGCTTATACAATCCTTACGATAAAACATACAGAGGAAAGGCCCATTCTCATTCCAAAGAAAGTTGTCTATATGGACGACTTTGGTGTCGATCATAAGTACAGAGGAAAAGGGTTAGGGAGAATATTCTTTGAAAAAATAGTAGAGTACGCAAAGAATATAGAAGCAGATTCATTAGAATTAGGCGTGTGGGAGTTTAACGAGAATGCTATAAAATTTTATGAATCAATGAATTTAAAGACAAAAATGAGGAGGATGGAAATAGAGTTATAA
- a CDS encoding Gfo/Idh/MocA family oxidoreductase — translation MKYNKIRWGIIGCGEVTEKKSGPAFHKIENSELVAVMRRTGELVRDYAERHQVPKWYDDADALIDDPEVDAVYIIATPPGSHKKYS, via the coding sequence ATGAAATACAATAAAATCCGCTGGGGAATCATCGGCTGCGGGGAAGTGACGGAAAAGAAGAGCGGCCCTGCTTTTCATAAGATTGAAAACTCGGAACTTGTGGCGGTCATGCGGAGAACGGGTGAGCTGGTAAGGGATTATGCGGAAAGACATCAGGTCCCGAAGTGGTACGATGATGCGGATGCATTGATTGATGATCCTGAGGTGGATGCGGTTTATATTATCGCAACTCCGCCGGGCTCACATAAGAAATATAGCTGA